From a single Osmerus mordax isolate fOsmMor3 chromosome 6, fOsmMor3.pri, whole genome shotgun sequence genomic region:
- the zyx gene encoding zyxin, giving the protein MEDSSSKPFMVTSSLNLKVTTPSFYNQPKKFASVTAPRPKSVTPPSAPSPTPIGTGMIGRVGEMPPPPPSLYEDFPPPPPPLDDAEQLAPPPVCFTTSLKDPHPAFPAPPPPAVDDLPLPDPPEEIACHPTSPSPPPPPPPPPPLPVPGASVPSAIGKSTNLIEKQTSFDQQLDSLTDLLSEMETRGPFNPKLPSQYSAAPARQPSAPPPTAPKPALSFLPPPEMGDKPPPAPWAEELKARTNRNQANHSASAASAPAPAAQPLAKGPSGAPKSGSLPVNQTGTGFGVRMAAPVAPKPNKNHIPAPYGMASPAAPTPKPSPTASSFPPPPPQPPGPPTSSVAPPAFNHLKKSPMGSLENMNPLPPPAQGPPPPAQGPPPPAQGPPPQPKTMTSPPSSFNQPIKSPSPSKPSPPGPVPIPGGGVPLSMREVEELERMTNDFIKDMDTHAPVITSAPTEVCGKCKESLSRTQPAVRAMDKLFHSACFCCLSCHRPLQGMQFYDKDGTPECEDCYVSSLAVCSRCGEKITDRVLKAVGQCFHAHCFRCSTCSCSLEGAPFITDDNNNPYCVQDYHRRFSPLCVSCNEPIVPAPGSEETVRVVALDKNFHLKCYRCEDCSRPLSIEADADGCYPLDGKILCMKCHTHRAKQAMH; this is encoded by the exons ATGGAGGACTCCAGCAGCAAGCCTTTCATGGTGACCTCCTCCCTCAACCTCAAGGTCACCACCCCGTCCTTCTACAACCAACCAAAGAAGTTCGCCTCTGTGACTGCACCGCGCCCCAAAAGCGtgacccccccctccgctccctCCCCAACACCCATCGGCACGGGCATGATTGGTCGAGTCGGAGagatgcccccccctcccccctcgctctaTGAAG acttcccaccccctcctcccccattggATGATGCTGAGCAGCTAGCCCCGCCCCCTGTATGCTTCACCACATCCCTGAaggacccccaccctgcctttcccgcccctcccccacccgcgGTTGATGATTTGCCCCTCCCGGACCCCCCTGAGGAAATTGCCtgtcaccccacctccccctctcctccccctcctcccccgcctcctccccctctcccggtCCCTGGTGCCAGTGTTCCCAGTGCCATCGGGAAGTCTACG aacctGATAGAGAAGCAGACTAGTTTCGACCAGCAGCTGGACTCTCTGACTGACCTGCTTTCTGAGATGGAGACCAGGGGGCCGTTTAACCCCAAG TTACCGAGCCAGTACTCCGCAGCACCTGCACGACAGCCGAGTGCTCCTCCCCCCACCGCTCCCAAGcccgccctctccttcctcccccctccggaGATGGGGGACAAGCCCCCTCCGGCGCCCTGGGCGGAGGAGCTTAAAGCCAGAACCAACCGAAACCAAGCCAATCACAGTGCATCTGCCGCTTCTGCGCCCGCCCCCGCCGCACAGCCATTGGCTAAAGGCCCGAGTGGCGCTCCCAAGAGTGGTTCCCTTCCTGTCAATCAAACCGGGACGGGGTTCGGGGTCCGAATGGCAGCCCCGGTGGCGCCGAAGCCGAACAAGAACCACATCCCCGCCCCGTACGGCATGGCCTCCCCGGCCGCCCCCACCCCTAAACCCTCCCCCACAGCcagctccttccctccccccccaccccagccccctgggCCTCCGACCAGCTCAGTGGCTCCCCCTGCCTTCAATCACTTAAAGAAGTCTCCCATGGGTAGCCTGGAAAACATGAAcccgctccctcctcctgcccaagGCCCGCCTCCTCCTGCCCAAGGCCCGCCTCCTCCTGCCCAAGGCCCGCCTCCTCAGCCTAAGACGATGACATCACCGCCCTCCTCTTTCAACCAGCCAATtaaatctccctctccatcaaag CCCTCGCCCCCTGGCCCAGTCCCTATCCCAGGTGGTGGAGTTCCCCTCTCcatgagagaggtggaggagctggagagaatgACCAACGACTTCATCAAAGATATGGACACACATGCTCCTGTCATCACATCAGCACCCACAG agGTGTGTGGTAAGTGTAAGGAGTCCTTGTCGCGCACCCAGCCGGCCGTGCGAGCCATGGACAAGCTCTTCCACTCGGCCTGCTTCTGCTGCCTGAGCTGTCATCGCCCTCTGCAGGGCATGCAGTTCTACGACAAGGACGGGACCCCCGAGTGTGAGGACTGCTACGTG AGTTCCCTGGCAGTGTGTTCCCGCTGTGGTGAGAAGATCACAGACCGCGTGCTGAAGGCGGTGGGCCAGTGTTTCCACGCCCACTGCTTCCGCTGCAGCACCTGCTCCTGCAGCCTGGAGGGGGCGCCCTTCATCACCGACGACAACAACAACCCCTACTGTGTCCAGGATTATCACag gcgtttctctcccctgtgtgtgagCTGTAACGAGCCCATCGTTCCTGCCCCGGGAAGCGAGGAGACCGTCAGAGTCGTGGCCCTCGACAAAAACTTCCATCTCAAGTGTTACCGGTGTGAG gACTGCTCCCGCCCCCTCTCCATAGAGGCGGATGCAGATGGCTGTTACCCATTGGACGGCAAGATACTGTGCATGAAATGCCACACCCACCGAGCCAAGCAGGCCATGCACTGA